The Nicotiana tabacum cultivar K326 chromosome 1, ASM71507v2, whole genome shotgun sequence genome segment AGAAATCATATGCTCTGTTGGTATACatatataccatattggtatcacaTGGTACTAGAAGTCTTTTTTTCTACTTATACTTTTGTTgcatttttcaatattttattatcatttttattctaactagtatatatggagATTTGGTTGTCGGAGATTACATTTTCTTGCTCTATAACTGGTTGTATTACTGCTAATGGTAGAGTGTGTACTGATATTTATAGGGAATGAAATCAAGGTTTGCATGGCAATCACGTATTGATTCTTAGAATCTAATTATGTAATTTATGGTGCTCCGCAGCAATCAATCTGATATTCAGTGAATTAGATCAagtgacaactgatattatttcagtttaataattgaatttaaaaaatgagaaagaaaaaaacaaaaggtatattgtactagttatattaaaaaaagGTGAACAAATATTTACTATATCAGTTATTTTTTCTTGTGGTATAAAAAAATATAGTGAAAACGCTAAataaaattagattatgaagagaaaaagaatataaaaaaaagttaaatgaaattagaaaaggaaaaaagaagaaaataagaagaaaatgagaaaaaagaaaaaaagaaaagaaaaaaaagaaataaaagaagaaaagaagcatagaaataaaaaagaattggagaataaagaaaaaattccccACAAAAACTATTATGGataggaaatgtaattagtttatggGTAAAAAAATAAATGGATAGACAAGGataaataattttgtttttatgggTAACTGTATCAAAACCCCTTTCTTTTGAGCAACGTAACTGCAACGTTATTGTAGCGAGTCAACATTCGAGATTCTTCAGGGGACGTAtattaatatttcgatgaaaacCCAATATTCTTAGGGGGGAAAATGCATTTCATATAACCACTAGGACCATGATACTTGGCACCAGCCCAAATAGTTACTACACAAATGTATAAGAAGCCGATATACCTTCATCATCTGATACGTCAGTCTTCTTGGGACGACCAGTTAAAAAACTACTTtcttccggtccacaataagtgaccaatttgcttttttattttggtccaaaataagtgtccatttatataatcaagaaaaaattcaatttatttttccaaaattgccttTATGTACGTATCCTAAAAAGTCTTTTACTCCTCACACTAACTAGGTTGCAACATTTAATTgagggtagtttagtcacactaactatttttgtctagaatttagtatttttttaatggGTGTGCCCAaagtaaattggtcacttattgtggaccggagggagtaaatAACTAGCTTTTGATCAACTGCTACTTTTTTTTTATCAGTTAGTCCACATCAGCAACAATCAGTACAATATATTTAGTTGGATTCGAACTTCAAACCTCTTATAATCTCAAAAACTCTACTTTAACCACCAAGTCAAACTGTGTTAGGAATAGATATTACAAATGCGTGGATCCAAATTCGGATAGTTGCCAATCATTGACACATTTATAGCTACTAAAGAGAGAGAATGTAACTGCCCTGATTACAATGCTCATACTTGTATCATGATTCAAATGTTCCAACTCTAAGACAGCTAAGATCCTATTTTTATCTGTGAAATGATGGAAGAGAATGGACCAGCTACTCTGAAGAAGCATTTTGAAGTTTAGTCACAAAATGGGTAATCATGTGGACTTTTCTGCAACTTGTATGACCAAGAATCTCAAAATTTTCAATGACTAGAGAAGCTAAACTTGTGGAGTATGAAAGTGAGGATGGTGATGAAATCTGCTGCCAACGAGCAGCTGCTGGAATTTGCAGCAAAGTTAAGGCAGGGCTTACTTTAGCCTTCTTTTTCACTTAAGTCATTTCATGTTGTTGGCATGCGACATAACAAATGACAACCATTTTCCTTACATACACTGCCCCCTTCCACCCACAAAATGGGTATATCTAGTATAGCAGTCCAAGTAAATAACTCATTACCAACCCAATCCATATAGCAGATGTTTGTACGAGTTCAATATGTCGACCTCCGCAACTTGACAACTCGATCAAGCTATTCAGATACCATGACATCAAACTGAAATCACATTATGATATAGTGAcatcatatttttttaataactacGTGGGAGAGCAAGCGAGACACGCCATCATTGGCTATGACTAACTCGAAGGAGATATTTCACCCTACTAGACAATGAATACATACCCAAAGAAAACCCCACAGTGCGAAAGACAACAAACCCAAAACCAAGTGCTTTCTCTTATTAACACATGCATTTGATGTTTAATACAGTAGTAACCAACTACAGCGAAAGCCCCAGCAAGCTACGGGTTACAATCTTGCATTGACTTGGTACAGGCAGGATAAGTTTTTTCTCCCAGGATTGCACAACTTTTCTAACTGCCACCCAAGAAAGATTTCCTAAGTTAATGTGAAGACTTAGAATCTAACTTCTCAGGTAATCAACTCACGGAGGCAAATTACTACTAAACACAGAGGCACACAGTTTGCCACGAAGCACAACCAATAAATTAAGTTCTCTTCAAAGCCAACAATCTTGCAATCAAAGATGTTGCTAACAGACTAGTACATAGAAGGTTAAAAGGGAATCGGCCGGTTAGCAGCATTAAGAGGCCTGTAATTTCTACAAACTTGTATGACCAGAGACTTATACAGTGAAAAactaaaaagggaaaaaggaaacCTCCATAAAAAAATTACTATGGTAGGTCCATTCTGCTTTATGTAAGGAAGAAACAAAAAATCTGAGGTGAACTACATAAGACTAATCCAGATGAATCACGGAGCTAAATGAGTTTCCATATATGCAAAGAAATCCAGGAGCAAAGGTGAAAGCAGGTATTAGAGCTAATATCTTATGGGAAGCTGCCCATGATCCAAAACACTAAGAGATGAGATTTCTAGATTACCTCATGTAAATTTTCTTTGGTGACCTTTATCATACCTTTTACTGTTTGATGTTAGTAGCTCCATTTGTTCCGTGAGATGTTCCATGTGCTGAGCTTTGTCCCATCCATTTTCTAGCGGCTCAGTTTCAGTAGTCTTAATATCTTCTATTTCAACTGAGTCCATCTCCTCTGTCTCGGTAGGGAGTGGGCTTTGAAGAAACTTTTCCCAGAAGAGATCACCCAAACTAGGAAGCTCTCCTATATCGTCCATCAAGGTACTCTGCCACTCGTTTTGAGGATCAGGAGAAAAAGTATCAATTCCCAATGGCAAGTTTCCATTTCCATCCAATGTGGGATCCATGAAAGAACCATTCTCCATCTCTGATCCATCAGTATCCATATTGTTTACAGGTACAATTTCTTGTATCTGTGAGAGCTCAGGCATAGTCATATCTGATGGAGACAGTGAAACAGGAGGTAAGTCGTGCCCTCCAACCAGGGAACGTATATCTGAAAATTGAATGTCGGCAATTTTAAAAGATTTACAGAGAGGAGATGAGTGGATCTCAGATATGGAAGCCGATGAACTTTGACCAGCAACAGCTGAAGTTGCACTTGCAAATGGCTGGGCAGAAGTGGGTGGAACTTCCTGAAGAGTGACTCCTGAAACTCGGTTGGAACTTCCACTGTCTAATGCATTGGATTGGGGTGAACCATCACAAATGAGTACACTTTCAGGACTGTTGCTGAAGTTCTCTAACCTTGTGGAAGAATCTTGTTTCATTATCTGCCTGAGAATTGCTTTTGCCACCTCATTCACTACAGGCTGGTACTTCACAATCTGCCCATCAGCAGGGCTAACAGAAAGATCATCTGAAGGAAAATCTTGTTTAATCCTGCGTTTCTTGTTGCCTTCCATTGCGCGCCTATTGCTATCATTTTGCTGCTGTACAAACTGTGCCAAGAATCCAGGGCTGTTAACAACTTTTGCCAGGAATGACATCATCTGTTGCTGCCGCTGCTCCATAACCTGAAGGCTCTGCACCATTGTTTGCATCTGATTATCGGTAGTCTGCTGCTGTTGTCTCAGCTTAACCAGCTCTTGCATAAGCACATTCTTGTCCCTTTTCAGCCTCTCAACCTCTTCCTCAAGTCCAAATTTTTCAAACTCAACACAAGCACCAACCGACGCACTCTGACCATGCAGCTGCTGCTGAGTGTGTCCATGAGCAGGCTTGCGCCTACTAATATTTCTAAGCAGATGCTTCTGACCTCTTAAGAATCCCTCATTAGCGAATTCCCAACGGTCTGGTTCAACCTTTCTAAAACCCTGTTTGTTGCAAAAGAAATAAATATTATAGAGGTTTCCTATGCAGGTAGAGTATTAAGTTATATTATTCTAATAAATGGTAATTATTCAAgtaggaaaagaaagaaagaaagatactTCACAAGCGGCTCCTTTGGTGATCAATATGACTAGCTAAAATTTACCTTACAAAATCGAAGAAAATCTACAAAAAAAATTAGAGCTCCATTCAAACTCAATGCATCACCTTATCTCTTAATTAAATTTTAGGTGGCAAATGGCACAGGAAAAGTTCTTTAGCCTCAAAGAACAAGCAAGCATGATGAGATGGCTCTTAGGAGTAATACAATCTTAGGATGCATTAGGAAAGAACACACACTTCATTGCCGCACTTATCAGGCTCTTACTTATGAGAATAGGATAATAACTCCTATATAAGGAGCCACATTGTATTGAGTTTCAATTATCAAAACAAGTAGTTTTCTCTCTGCTCATCTCTTTTTAAATATCAGCGTTGGAGGATAACATCTGAATCTAGGTCAATACTAGTCATGCAATCTTTTGTGGCAAGTTTAAGAAGCAGTTCATTCATAGTCTCAAAATTTGTTTGAGTCTAATCACCAAATTGGTAAACTGGCATACTAGGAGTTTCATCTCGAAAGGACTAACGTAGTGATCCACAGAGCACACTGTTCCCTGGTGCACGCGCCCACATTTGGCGTCTCTGTCCCTATCACTAACTGGAGCGTAACTTCACACGCCACATGTACAGAGGTCATTGTGTATGTCATGTCAACAATATGTCCGCATTCTCTGTCCACATCACTAGAACATGAATTTGGATTGACCCTTAGCGTGTTGAATTGCTTCTCTCCTATCAAAATTCTATACTGCCTCCATATGGTTGTATACGGTGACAACAGTGTCATTACTAGAGATGATGGAAGAAGGGATTAAGACACTGAATCAGCATCTTTCACTCACTTCTAGATGAAACAGTTGCGATTGCGATGACACCTAAACTAATCAGGACAAAACGAATCCATAAAATATCATaccaatcaatcaatcaattggTTCTACATGAGAATCTTCTTTCACACCAACTTTACCAATCACAAGATTGACAGCATAATGCTTTCCGTTTCCAATCAACAAAagcacaaccaagaacaactcTATTTTCATAAAGAGCACAAGGTTAAGTGAaaacaaatcaatcaaaaaaataaaaagaaaaatgcataCATAAGTATTTAACTGACGAACGAAGCTGGAGAAGTTATTGTGCTTGAAATACTTGGGCAGTAAGTCCTTGGCGAACTCAGGGGGATCCCAAACCACAAAGCTATTGTTGGTGGGACCCCACGAAACAATCTTTTCAGTACTCGGGTCATCTACCATATCGTACGTCTTCACCAGAAAAGGCGGCGGAGCATTTGCGCTTGGCATCGGAGCCGGTGACGGAGAACCACCGCCTCCGGCGTCCCCAGAAGTGGACCCCATGGCTAAGAGAGAGTTTTCAATTGCTGAACACAACACTAATCATATATGAACGTACAGGGTTTTaggaattagaaaaaaaaatttctttccttaaaaaaaccttagagagagagagagaaagatgaGTGTATATGAACTGGAGAGAAAAAGTAGTTTGTATGGCGGTGATTATGAGCACGTTTGAATTAGCTGATGTAAATAACTCATAAGTTTGTAGtggccaatttttttttttggttataaaAAGCGTTGGAAAAAGGAACTCAGTAGTGAAGACAAGTGAAATGACTTGTTGGCCAATTTCTTATATGCCTCTCCTTCGGCAAAAAGTGTCTTTATCTGGGCTCTTTTCTCTCtatctatttttcttcttttcttcgtcTCTTCTGTGCAAATCCTATTTCCCTCTCATGTGTGGCAGACTGCAGGCGTATGTGCAGATGCTCGCAATTATTTGGTTCTCAAGGGTATGTTTGGAAAATCACCTGTTAATTAGAATTAAggtaatttatattattttaaaagtgGAAAGCCTTTAAGTTAAAAGTTAATTTACTTTTTACCCTTCTTAAAATATAATTACCTCCTTATTTAACAtttttatataaagaaaaaaaatccataACCCACGCTTAATCCAAACAAATGTGTTCCTTCATAGAAGTTCCTCAAGGATATGAAGGGATGTGCTCCTTCATAAAAATTATCTGTAAGTTAAACATTCGAATCCAATTTATGAAATTATACCTCCGGCTATTCAATGAAAACTTCCTCATCAAACCAatttacttcttttttctttgattaTCAGTTTTTGCTACTTTGTTGAGTGTCTGCATTTTGTTCATTTCCTATAAAGAAGGTATGCCACTGTGCAACTTTATTTTTGGCGTTTCAAATATGTTGATTTACCACCTTCTGTTTTATATTGCTTGCGCCAAGAGATTGCTTAGGATCAACTTTAGTTACATTCACCTATTTTTATAGTGATTGCGATTATATTTTTGCCTGATACATTTTTTCATTGAGGTTTATCATAATCCAACTTGTGTTTTGATATCTACCAAAATGTCTGAACAACGACATCTTTGATAGAATTTAGTTttctaattattaaaagaaaatgctAATGCATATGGAAAGATATAAGCTAACAGTTTGTAAATTGATAATGTTGATTATATTGCGGTGTTTGAGAATATATCGTATTGATCAAATTAGTTATCAATGATTAAAAATAGGCCGAATACATAGGTGGGCCTTTAAACTTAGCTTTTTTTGCCACTTGAATACCTAAACATAGAGTTGTTCCTATCAGGCACTTCAACTAAATCCTTTGTATGCCAATTAAACATTTTGTAGTGACATGGCAAACTGTGTGGGAAAAGGCGTGTGAGTAAAACTTGTTGattgttatttttatatttattattataagTATTCCTAATATATTACTCCTATTAAAGCCCTAACTTTTACCCTCTTCTcctatttctctttttcttcccgTCAGAATCCATCAATTTTCCTCTCatttttttacccttttttgCATATAAAGCTCACTTCTTTGAAGCTCTCTTAAATTTGTTTTCATCTTCTTCACATCTTGAAGTGTTGGTGGCTCCTTTAAAGGTCACCCATTTGATTTGGGTATCGATTTCTCCACTCATTTACAATGTCAAATAGATTGAAATCACCTTTTTTAAGAGAAGTTTCTTGTTCTTGTGGGACTATTGGAGAATTGCGAATTTATGGACTCTATTAAACCCCGttcgtctttttttttttgtttcaaaacTGAAGGCAAAGGTGCTTGCAAACTTTTCAGGTGGTATGACGATGAGACTCCTGAGTAAGCTAAGAGGGATTTCTGATTTATGAAAATGAGTAAAAAGTATGAATAAGAGAGGGAACAAGTAgtggaaaaatggaagattttggtctatatgttgatattgcCGCTGATTTGGAAAAGGCTGTTTGGTTCACCTTGTCCCAATTGAAGTTATAgcttttttttgttgatttttatgGTTGTTTTTGTGGCCCTGTAGGTGAAATGAATTAAATATTATGGAATTCTAGCTTCAAGTTCTTCCTTTTGGTGTATGGTAACTGGTTTTAACAACTTAGTAGTTTTTAGTGTCCAGTAGCTGCTTTTACTAGTTTAGTTTGAAGTTGTAGTATCTTGTTGATCATGTTGAAGGCTCATATCTTGGTTGGCATGTACGATTCGTTTTGTTGAATGAAAAGTTTAGTGTACATGGATTTGACTATTCTCAATTGGCATGCTTGTTCTCTTTACAAGGCACTTGTAAGCTACTGAAATGAAACTTTACAAACTAAAACACACAAGTGGTTGATAGAAGCTGCATTTTGACATTAACAACTTTTAACAAAAATAGTACTTCAGCAAAAGAGCAAAGCTGTCAAATACACAAGTGCATCTATTTCATAAGCAAAAATGAAAGCCTTAAAAGCTATCAAATACACAAGTGCAACTAATTAACTCATATCTTATATTAGTACTTTAACTCATAGCTCAACCACTTGTCAATATTGGATGAAGATTTCTTGGCAGCAGCCATACTCTGCAACTGTGAGGTAGTGGCTGCTTCTCTTCCCTTCCATTGCAATTTTCTCGGTTTAAATCCGATGTCAATATTGGTTGCACTAGCATCCTTCATATTTCTATCACCCAGCACAAACCTTTCTGAAGATGTACCGGGCTGCTtaacaacaaataaataaagataaaatatggcAATCAAATTTAtgcttatatataaaaaataaaccaacagaAAGGTGCACACATTAAGGATTTGGCTTCCAGTTCTATGATCTGTGTATAGTCCAAAGCCCACATTTCTCGGCCTCTTTTGCCCAGAAAACCCACCTCTTGGGACACTTTCAGCAGCAGAACCATCACCTCTTTCACTTGTAACAGCATGTCCATTACCAAGTCCGATTGCAGCATTAACTCCTTCTCCAGTTGTTGTCCCAAATGAAGTCTGAAGAGGTCTGCCTCTACCCCTTCCAATCCCTCTTCCTCTGCCTCTTAATGTCCCTGTTGGTTGAGTTTCGTTGGCCCTTCTAACAGCTGTAGTATCATCACAAACAGAAGGAGAAGTTGTGTATGCTGGTTGACTTGAACTGCTAGGTGCACTTTCTTGccatatatttggttttgttgtTTGACTGAAATTATGTGGTTGTATAGGCATTCCCATACCAGTCTAGAAATAAAAGGAAGTAACAAAACTTATTAGGATACAACAAGATGTAAATCTAAATTATTAAAAGATGTAATGAAGATAAAACTAAAATATTACCACAACTTGACAAGCTTTTTTGGTGTGCCCAACTTGATGACATTTGGAACATGTCATTTTTACTCCCTTTTTGGACAGTTTTCCACATTTTTTTCTTGGTTCATTTTTAGCCTTTCTTCTGCACTTTTTGGTCTGCCAGGCATAACTTTAGGTGCAGGAGGCTCAATTGGAGGATTAGTTGACTCAGGCCACATCTTCGTGTTAGGAATAGGCTGAATAAACTAATTGTAAGCCTTCAGGAATGTATCCCTTCTATACCAATATTCCACATAGTCTTCAGGTTGTTTATTTAAGTGATAAAATGCACAAATGGCATGTGCACATGGAATTCCCCTCAATCTCCAAGTTCTACAACTACATGTTTGGTTCCTCAAATCAACTGCCATCCTATGACCACCATCCATTATCTCAAACCCTATATGTACATTTCAAATGATTTTACATTTCCTAGACAACAATTTGTTCTCTTCTAATATCGCTCTAGTCATAGGCGAAATATCTGAGATCCAAGTGTTTGAAAAATTTATCATGTCAGTCTGTCTGTTCATTATTTTGTGCCTAATATCCTCTAGCATAATGATAACAAATTTGTGTCTAGGCGCTAATATCCACGAGTTAAAGGTTTCACGCATGTTATTTCCACAACGTCACATTTAGCATGCTCTTTAAAGTAAGCCTTACACCATCCTTCTTTTCTATAGTGCAAGAGATCTTCACAAATTTTCTTGCCTCCAAGTTTCTCTAATGCAGTCATCTCTTCCTTAAATTTGACCTCATAACTTGATTTGGCACACCTCCAGAACtgtattcttctttcttctcctctCCATTTCTTGACCAATTACTCCAGATATGTCTGGCACACATTCTATGCTCACTATTGGGTAACAATTCTCTAATGGTTGGCACAAGTccctacaaaagaaaaaaaaacatataacagTCATGACATTCACAACATTATTAAGAAAAAACATAatgcaattaaattgaatagagGTAAGAATTACTTCTGCATATCTGACATCACAGTCAATCCTTCACCATCTCCTAATTGCAGATCTAAAATCAGGTAGTTAATGAACCAACTCCAACTATGCTTGGTCTCTTGGTCCACCACTGCCCAAGCAATTGGGTACATTTGGTTATTTCCATTTTTTCCTATTGCAACTTAAAGTTCACCTTTGCAAGCTCCCTTTAAGAAACATCCATCAAATCCAATAATTTTTCTGCACCCCTCCAACCAGCCCATTTTCAAAGCATGCAGACAAACATAGAAATAAACAATTTGGTCGAGATTTGGAgtaatattttgaattttgagtcGAAATTGAGTTGACGTAGCAAAAAAGACAATTTATATATTGTTGCTAAATTTTTAGTCAATTTGCTAGATTTTTAAAATTTGGGTTGTTATTGAGTTGATGTGTAGATTATACTTTTGATGCTGGTTTTTGGAGATTTATTGTACAAAAATTTAAATCCACCATTGAATGtccttgaagcttgaaactcatAACTTGGTTTGTTTGAGTTTTTAATTGTTTTGATCCGATCTTGTACGCGTTTGTTTGGAAAGTTGATTGGAGCTAGGTTGTAGCTAAAGTTTTAGTCAATTTGGTGGAGATTTTATcgtaaattttagaaatttgggttgaaatatagTTGAACCAGAGAAGCAGACAAATTTGTATTGTATATCCATATAGAATACaaatataccattttggtatacaATTCATTTCAACTATATACCTTATTAGTATAGctgtatactatattggtatcatatgatagttgaattattttttggttgtattagttGTATTTAGTTGGtacaatatttgattttcttttaataatagtaatatagtacaatatcttgaaatactttattatattaatatgtggtacacgatttttttatttttctctttatgcat includes the following:
- the LOC107766726 gene encoding heat shock factor protein HSF8-like, whose amino-acid sequence is MGSTSGDAGGGGSPSPAPMPSANAPPPFLVKTYDMVDDPSTEKIVSWGPTNNSFVVWDPPEFAKDLLPKYFKHNNFSSFVRQLNTYGFRKVEPDRWEFANEGFLRGQKHLLRNISRRKPAHGHTQQQLHGQSASVGACVEFEKFGLEEEVERLKRDKNVLMQELVKLRQQQQTTDNQMQTMVQSLQVMEQRQQQMMSFLAKVVNSPGFLAQFVQQQNDSNRRAMEGNKKRRIKQDFPSDDLSVSPADGQIVKYQPVVNEVAKAILRQIMKQDSSTRLENFSNSPESVLICDGSPQSNALDSGSSNRVSGVTLQEVPPTSAQPFASATSAVAGQSSSASISEIHSSPLCKSFKIADIQFSDIRSLVGGHDLPPVSLSPSDMTMPELSQIQEIVPVNNMDTDGSEMENGSFMDPTLDGNGNLPLGIDTFSPDPQNEWQSTLMDDIGELPSLGDLFWEKFLQSPLPTETEEMDSVEIEDIKTTETEPLENGWDKAQHMEHLTEQMELLTSNSKS